The Sandaracinus amylolyticus genomic interval GGCGTCGCGAGCACCCATGCCTCGGCCCAGCGCGGCCCTTCGTCACCGAGCGGCGCGATCAGGTGCGGCTCGAGCCACGCGTCGACGCCGAGCTTCGCGTCGGCGTAGTGCACGCTCGCGCGCACCGCGACGCCCGGGCGATACGCGCGCGGCGCCGGAAGGTCGGCGCGCATCACGAACGACTCGCGGACGTCCGCCGAGAGCACCGGACGACCCGCGACGGCCGGCGGCAGGCTCGCGATCGGTGCCGCGGGCGCAGCGGACGCGAGCGCGCGGAAGTGCTCGCGCGAGAGCGGTCCACGCAAGTACGAGAGCGCCCAGCGCGTCGTGAACAGCTTCGGTCCACCGCCCGCGTGGATGTCGTGGAGGAGGAACGTACGCGGCGCGAGCGACGACAGCATCGTGTCGATCCGCGCGCGATCGAGCCCCGCGCCGGTGCTCGCCGCGACGCCCTCGAGCCCGTCGAGCACGCGCAGCTTGTCGCGCTCGGTCTGCAGGCGACCGAGCATCCAGGTGCCCGCGTTGCTCAGGCCTTTGTAGTCGAGGTCGACCGGGTTCTGCGTCGCGAGCACCACCCCGAGGCCGAACGCGCGCGCCTGCTTGAGCAGCGTGAGCATCGGCGCCTTGCTCGGCGGGCTCGCGACCGGCGGGAAGAACCCCGCGATCTCGTCCATGTAGAGCAGCGCGCGGAGCGACTGCGTGCCCGGCTGCGCGCGCATCCACGCGAGCACCTCGCCGAGCAGCGCGGTGACGAAGAACATGCGCTCGGCGTCCGCGAGGTGTGCGATCGAGAGCACCGACAGGCGCGGCTTGCCTTCACGCGTGAAGAGCAGCGACTGCACGTCGAGCGGCTCGCCCTCGAGGAACCCGGCCATCGACGGCGACGCGAGCGCCGCGTTGAGGCTCACCGCGATCTCCTGCCTCGCGCGCGGCGCGATGACCGAGTCGAGATCCATCACTCCGAGTCGATCGAACGGGGGCGACTGGATCGCGCGGAGCAGCGCGCCGGGATCGAGCGAGCGACCTGCGCGCCACGCGTCGAGGAGCACGTTCGAGACGAGCACGTGCTCGGGGCTGCGCACCGGATCCGCGTCGACACCGGCCAGCGAGAGCAGCGCGGACGCCGTCGCGACGGCGCGATCGCGGGTGCCCTCGTCGTCGCTCCCGGCAGGCGGCGCGTCGAGTGACGGCATGAGCGAGAGCGCGCGACCGAGGCGCGATCCCGGCGTGTAGATCGTGCGATCGACGCTCCCGGCGAAACGCGCGATGCGCTCCGGGCTCTGAGCGCTCGCCACCAGCCCTTCACGCGCGCGCTGGGCGACCGAGGCGGGATCCTCGCCCTCGGGCACGAAGGGCGCGAAGTCCTCGGGCCGCAGCGCCGGGAACGCGAGCTTCAGGTTCCCGAGATCGCCCTTGGGATCGATCGCGATCGCCGGGATCCCGCAGAGCGCTGCCTCCTCGAGCACGATCGCGCCGAGCCCGGTCTTGCCCGAGCCCGTCATGCCGACGATCACGCCGTGCGTCAGCAGGTGTTTCGAGGGATACAGCAGCGCGCTCTGGGACGCGCCGTCGCGGCCGAGGTAGAAGGTGCCGGGCGGGACGCCGTCGGTCATGGGCCGCGCAGGATGCCCGATTCCGGCGCCCCTTGCTCGTCGTGCACCCTCATGGTACG includes:
- a CDS encoding ATP-binding protein gives rise to the protein MTDGVPPGTFYLGRDGASQSALLYPSKHLLTHGVIVGMTGSGKTGLGAIVLEEAALCGIPAIAIDPKGDLGNLKLAFPALRPEDFAPFVPEGEDPASVAQRAREGLVASAQSPERIARFAGSVDRTIYTPGSRLGRALSLMPSLDAPPAGSDDEGTRDRAVATASALLSLAGVDADPVRSPEHVLVSNVLLDAWRAGRSLDPGALLRAIQSPPFDRLGVMDLDSVIAPRARQEIAVSLNAALASPSMAGFLEGEPLDVQSLLFTREGKPRLSVLSIAHLADAERMFFVTALLGEVLAWMRAQPGTQSLRALLYMDEIAGFFPPVASPPSKAPMLTLLKQARAFGLGVVLATQNPVDLDYKGLSNAGTWMLGRLQTERDKLRVLDGLEGVAASTGAGLDRARIDTMLSSLAPRTFLLHDIHAGGGPKLFTTRWALSYLRGPLSREHFRALASAAPAAPIASLPPAVAGRPVLSADVRESFVMRADLPAPRAYRPGVAVRASVHYADAKLGVDAWLEPHLIAPLGDEGPRWAEAWVLATPLPESRDPQPGVPFATLPASAARAKTWDAWTKQAATHVLRDRPLTVLFAPDLGTSSHPGEPRESFLARIRMDAQRARGEEDREIEQKWSAKIDKARDKLSTAERRLSDAKLARDAEVVDAGASVLGAMLGGGSVARSARSAARRTAQSAERRARAEEAVQSARLALEHLERDYLAAKLEIARRWDPGALRVEERRVAAKKSAIKIERCELVWVPSPS